The following proteins come from a genomic window of Chaetodon auriga isolate fChaAug3 chromosome 16, fChaAug3.hap1, whole genome shotgun sequence:
- the gng13b gene encoding guanine nucleotide-binding protein G(I)/G(S)/G(O) subunit gamma-13b has protein sequence MDEMDLPQMKKEVESLKYQLAFKREKSSKTVTDLVKWIEDGVPEDPFLNPELMKNNPWVEKGKCILL, from the exons ATGGATGAGATGGACCTGCCCCAGATgaagaaggaggtggagagcCTCAAGTACCAGCTGGCTTTCAAACGAGAGAAATCCTCCAAAACAGTGACTGA CTTGGTAAAGTGGATAGAGGACGGCGTCCCAGAGGATCCCTTCCTGAACCCGGAGCTGATGAAGAATAACCCGTGGGTGGAGAAAGGAAAGTGCATCCTTCTCTAG